The genomic window AAGATCGTCTCGATCGAGGACACCCGTGAGGTCGAACTCCCCCAGCGAAACTGGATCGCCAGCGTCACCCGACCGTCGTTTTCCGACGACGAGCAGGGCGACGTCGACGAGTTCGACCTGCTCGAGGCCGCGCTTCGCCAGCGGCCCGACTACATCGTGATGGGCGAGATCCGTGGCGAGGAGGGACGGACGCTCTTCCAGGTCATGTCGACCGGTCACACCACCTACACCACCTTCCACGCCGACTCCGTCGACGAGGTTCTCAAGCGGTTCACGACGGACCCGATCAACGTCTCGAAGACGATGTTCACGGCGCTGGATCTGGTCTCGATCCAGACCCAGACACGGGTCCAGGGGCGGAAGGTCCGCCGGAACAAGTCCCTGACCGAGATCAACCACTACGAGGCCGAACACGACGAGATCAACGTTCAGGACGTCTACCAGTGGCAGGCCGAAACCGACGAGTACCTCAAGATGGGGGACTCGAACACCTTAGAAGAGATCCAGTTCGACCGCGGGTGGAGCAACGAAAAGCTCGAGGAGGAACTGTTCAAGCGGGAGATCATCCTCGCCTACCTCATCAAGAACGAGCTGAACACGTACGCGCAGGTCGCCGCGACGGTCCAAGCGTTCATCAACGACCCCGATACGATCCTCACGCTCATCGCGAACGGCCAACTCGAGGACAGCCTCGAGGACCTCCGCGAGATGGAGAGCGTGCTGATCGACGTCGATCCCGAAAAAGAGGAACTCGTGCCCCGGCCCGAGTCGACCAGCGAGACGTACAACCTCTCGATGGACATCCTAGAGCGGGCCGAGGAATCGGTCTTCGAGGAGTTCCGCGGCGAGGTGCCAAGCGGTCTCGCGAGCGCGCTCGGCGAGGTCGAGACGGAGAGTACGATCGACGTCGACTCCGCCGACAGCGAGGAGTTCGAGTTCGGCGGCGATGTCGATGACACCGTCGACGAGAGCGCGTGGGAGTTGGGCGACAGTTCGACCGAGTTCGCGATCGAGGGCGACGACGGCGGGGACGAGCCGGCGTGGCTGAGCGAAGACACCGGATTCGATGTCGAAGCTAGTGACGGCGCAACCGCAGACGCGCCTGCCGCCGCTGAGAGCGCCGCGTCCGCCGACGAGACGGCCACCACCGACGCCGGTTCCGAAACGGCGTCGAACACAGCCGCCGAGACGGCGACCGCCGGCGATACGAGCAGTCCCGGTGGTTCGACCGCCTCGAGTAGCGAAACGGGAGACGACTCGGCCACAGGCGCTGAAACAGCAGCCGCGGATACGGGGGCGGAGCTACCGGCCCGTCTGGAGACGGAATCCGAACCGAGTCGATCGACCGCGGCGGGTTCGACGGCAGAACCGGCCGATACCGGCGCGGACGGAACTATGGGCTCGAGTTCGGATGGGTCGGACGGGTCGGATGATTCGACGGTTCTCCCGCACGAAGATGCCGAAGACGGGGATCTCGGCGGGTTGTTCGATGACATGGGCGGGACGATCGACGAAATCGACGGCCCCGACTCGGAAGGGGCAGCCGCGACCGGCGATTCGACGGCATCCCCTCGACCGGACACCTCCGGATTCGACTCGATGTTCCCGGAAGACAATCTCGATTCGATCTTCGATCCGGAATCGGCAGACGAGACATCTGCGGATGATTTCAGCGAGCAGTTCGAGTCCGCCGACTCGGCCTCGGAGATGACCGCTGAGACCGATGCGCCGTCGACGGACACACCGAGCGACTCGACGACGGAACCGACTGCTGAGAGCGCATCCGACACCGAGTCGAAGCCGTCCACCGACGACGCAGCGACTCCCGACGACGCGAACGCAACGGCCTCGAGCGACGAGCCGGAGCCACCGACGATCGATATCGACGACAGTACTGCGGACCCGCCGGACGGTTCAGCCGACGATAGCGAACCGATAGCCGGAACGGAACCGGAATCGGGTTCGGACAATGCAGCCGATGACGAGCCGGCTGCGGGAACGACCCCCGCTTCTCGAGACCGGCCGAGCGCCGGACGCGAGCCGAACGCCGGCGACGAACCGCCGGTCGAGGACCCGTCACCGAGCGACGAGTCGACGGCCGAGGCTCCACGCTCGCAGGACGGAGCTGACGACGGAGACGGCGACTCGATATTCGGCGGCGGATCGGAATCCATCTTCACCGACGACGACGCGGACGACGCCGACGACGACGGCTCGCTGTTCGACGGCGGCGACTCGAGCGACGAGTCGATTTTCAAAGGCGGCGACGACGAGGAGTCGACGGAGAACAACGGCGGTATCTTCGGCGCTGAGGATAGCGACGAGGACAGCGACTCATGAGCCTGCAGACCGACGACAGTGGCGGCTCGGGCATGTCGGCCAGTTCCGACGCGCTCGGCGATCGGTTCTACCCCCTCTACGATCGACTGTTCGGCGAGGATAGCGAGTTCGTCGGCGACGTCGAGACGAAACTGGCCCAGGCCCGGATGACGGATACGGTCGAACTCTACCTCTCACGGGCGCTCGGGATCGGCTTTATCAGCGGGCTCAGTCTCTGGCTGATCGGCCTACTGCTCGGCTACGGCATCTTCGCCATCGGCCTCCTCTCGAACGAGGCGCTCATCGGCATCCCGGTCGGCCACGGGCTCTTCCTCGACATCATCGAGATGCTTCGCGTCCCGGCCGTCGTCTTCGTTACCGGGCTGGTATTCGGGTCGATCGGCTTTGCGATCGGGTTCGGATCGATGGTCGCGATCCCCTACTCGCGCGCCTCGACCCGCAAGCGCGAGATCAACATGCTCCTGACCGACTCGGTCTCGTTCATGTACGCCCTGTCGGTCGGGGGGTTGAACCAACTCGAGATCATCGAGGCGATGGCTGAGGCCGACGACACCTACGGTGAGGTCGCAAACGAGTTCCAGAGCATCGTCAAGGAGACCGAATACTTCGACATCGACTACCGAACTGCGATCCGAAAGCAGGCGCTGGAAACGCCGAGCGACGACCTCTCGCAGTTCCTGACCGACATGCTCTCGATCGTCAACAGCGGTGGCGACATGGAGAGCTTCCTGCAGGACAAGAAAGAAAAGCACATGCGAACCGCAAAGCAGGAACAGGAACTCACCCTCGAGACGCTCGAGTTGTTCGGCGAGATGTACATGACGCTGTCCCTGTTCCCGCTGCTTCTGATCATCATCATGGTCGTCATGAAGATGATTCCGGACGCGACCGTGACGGACAACATGCTCTACATGGTCGTCTACGGACTCATTCCGATGATCGGCGTCGCTTTCATCGTGCTCGTCTCGACGGTCAAACACGACGAGCCCGGTGACGGCTTCCTCTCGATGGGAGATACCGATCAGCGGACCGAAACGGGGCAGGACGACGGGCTGTTGAGCCTCGGACTCGTCGAGCAGTTCACCGGCGAGCACAGCGTCTTCGACCGGATCAAGAACCGCGAGGGGACCTACGAGACGATGGAAGTCCTGCGCAAGCCCCATCTCTTCTTCCGCGACAATCCGTTGATCACCCTCGCGCTAACTGTCCCCCTGACACTGGTCATCGTCGTCACGGCCGTAGTCAACGGCGCAGCGCCGCTGTCGTGGGCGGAACTCCTCGACAAACCGATCTGGGGGACGTTCCTCTACATCTACCTGCCGCTGTATATCACCGCGATCCCCCTCGCGATCTTCCGGGAATGGAACGTTCGTCACCGGAATTCCGTCGTCAACAAACTCTCCGAGGACCTCCGCAAACTCTCGAGTTCGAACGACACCGGACTGACGCTACTCGAGTCATTCAAGGCCGTCTCCGATACCACGAACGGCAAACTGGCCCGCGAGTTCGAGATGATGCACACGAAGGTCAACTACGGGATGAGCCTCAAGGAGGCGCTCATCGAGTTCAACAACAAGTACCACATTCCGCGACTCGCTCGGACGACGCGTCTGATTACCGAAGCACAGGAGGCGTCGAACCAGATTTCGGACGTGCTCCGAACGGCTGCGACCGCGAGCGAGAACCACGACGATATCGAGCGCGAGCGGAAATCCCGAACGCGGATG from Natrinema versiforme includes these protein-coding regions:
- a CDS encoding ATPase, T2SS/T4P/T4SS family, translated to MAIDEADQSDAGDFSEGEASDSASEDERSHGADPISNSAVSVGEYTWEEFMDEYGYGDEISELYPDDAELNATDDQLGLDTDETVGSRVPSGDDWNQVEFDPESYLGHHPDDLADRVLPTAGDDAATLWDIFCEYVDPETTPVVKDTWTWEHYKWEYYYDEDGSRPRDGDGEIVRHDEKEALGFDPDTLEARLAAGNDAALELDDIVEERTVNVQADIEEDEFFSTAAGNTTVSNRYDLEKAVPFEKKTHFREVERYWVNKPYAYVVIFHSEKENEKKYYMIEPYRNEIEIELQEFLSGKLRKAIKYSEDGIKEQSSEDGRRTVIEDETRRLLKRYDLFEATSGETAEGILETLRGLLDDDETEAENAGPSQLEGIEVRPEPAILADDPDTLSEYQVEKLLYLLKRDFIGYERIDGIKHDINVEDISVDGYNSPVFVYHSEYEQIISNIYHGEDELDDFVVKLAQRSGKGISKRLPQVDATLPDGSRAQLTLGEEVSDHGTNYTIRQFKDVPFTPIDLINWNTFSLDEMAFLWLAIENHKSLIFAGGTASGKTTSLNAVSLFIPSSAKIVSIEDTREVELPQRNWIASVTRPSFSDDEQGDVDEFDLLEAALRQRPDYIVMGEIRGEEGRTLFQVMSTGHTTYTTFHADSVDEVLKRFTTDPINVSKTMFTALDLVSIQTQTRVQGRKVRRNKSLTEINHYEAEHDEINVQDVYQWQAETDEYLKMGDSNTLEEIQFDRGWSNEKLEEELFKREIILAYLIKNELNTYAQVAATVQAFINDPDTILTLIANGQLEDSLEDLREMESVLIDVDPEKEELVPRPESTSETYNLSMDILERAEESVFEEFRGEVPSGLASALGEVETESTIDVDSADSEEFEFGGDVDDTVDESAWELGDSSTEFAIEGDDGGDEPAWLSEDTGFDVEASDGATADAPAAAESAASADETATTDAGSETASNTAAETATAGDTSSPGGSTASSSETGDDSATGAETAAADTGAELPARLETESEPSRSTAAGSTAEPADTGADGTMGSSSDGSDGSDDSTVLPHEDAEDGDLGGLFDDMGGTIDEIDGPDSEGAAATGDSTASPRPDTSGFDSMFPEDNLDSIFDPESADETSADDFSEQFESADSASEMTAETDAPSTDTPSDSTTEPTAESASDTESKPSTDDAATPDDANATASSDEPEPPTIDIDDSTADPPDGSADDSEPIAGTEPESGSDNAADDEPAAGTTPASRDRPSAGREPNAGDEPPVEDPSPSDESTAEAPRSQDGADDGDGDSIFGGGSESIFTDDDADDADDDGSLFDGGDSSDESIFKGGDDEESTENNGGIFGAEDSDEDSDS
- a CDS encoding type II secretion system F family protein, whose translation is MSLQTDDSGGSGMSASSDALGDRFYPLYDRLFGEDSEFVGDVETKLAQARMTDTVELYLSRALGIGFISGLSLWLIGLLLGYGIFAIGLLSNEALIGIPVGHGLFLDIIEMLRVPAVVFVTGLVFGSIGFAIGFGSMVAIPYSRASTRKREINMLLTDSVSFMYALSVGGLNQLEIIEAMAEADDTYGEVANEFQSIVKETEYFDIDYRTAIRKQALETPSDDLSQFLTDMLSIVNSGGDMESFLQDKKEKHMRTAKQEQELTLETLELFGEMYMTLSLFPLLLIIIMVVMKMIPDATVTDNMLYMVVYGLIPMIGVAFIVLVSTVKHDEPGDGFLSMGDTDQRTETGQDDGLLSLGLVEQFTGEHSVFDRIKNREGTYETMEVLRKPHLFFRDNPLITLALTVPLTLVIVVTAVVNGAAPLSWAELLDKPIWGTFLYIYLPLYITAIPLAIFREWNVRHRNSVVNKLSEDLRKLSSSNDTGLTLLESFKAVSDTTNGKLAREFEMMHTKVNYGMSLKEALIEFNNKYHIPRLARTTRLITEAQEASNQISDVLRTAATASENHDDIERERKSRTRMQIVIIIMTFMTVLAVIAILKTQFIDTMAGLNAGGSGAEAGGSSAGGGGATSGANLSENIDVDMLSVLFFHAVTLQAIISGFICGYIRDADLLSGLKYAVGLSSIALIGWMLVA